The following are from one region of the Methanospirillum hungatei genome:
- the proS gene encoding proline--tRNA ligase, which translates to MEEQEGTLPQKADFSGWYNDILWRAEIMDVRYPVKGLYVWFPFGFGIRKRVYGILRELLDRDHEETLFPLLIPEPEFMKEAEHIKGFEEEVYWVTHGGTSPLDIKLALRPTSETAIYPMYALWVRSHADLPIKVYQIVNTFRYETKHTRPLIRLREITSFKEAHTVHATWNEAENQVEDAIARYQEFYDRLNIPVLISKRPDWDKFPGADYTIAVDTIMPDGRTLQIGTVHHLGDHFSKTFSIQYEDTKGQQQYCHQTCYGISERSIAALISMHGDDRGLMLPPEVAPVQIVIVPVIMKKREEEVMQAAELLEKELQNAGYRVKIDNRDLRPGAKYYYWEMRGVPLRLEVGPRDLDNGVVMGVLRSGGKESLPRANIISEVCRKMTEYTAALQIRAETHIKDHLFIAKEESLVNEIVSKGVAAVHWCGNRECADRLEEIADASVLGTEVRTDLIDQSAGNCIICGKPGSVVTLIGRSY; encoded by the coding sequence ATGGAGGAACAGGAAGGAACGCTCCCTCAAAAGGCAGATTTCTCAGGCTGGTATAATGATATTCTCTGGCGTGCAGAAATAATGGATGTCCGTTACCCGGTAAAAGGACTCTATGTATGGTTTCCATTCGGATTTGGTATCCGAAAGCGGGTTTATGGTATTCTTAGGGAATTACTTGACCGTGATCACGAGGAGACACTGTTTCCACTTCTGATTCCTGAACCGGAATTTATGAAAGAAGCTGAACACATCAAAGGTTTTGAAGAAGAAGTGTACTGGGTCACCCATGGCGGAACAAGCCCGCTGGATATCAAACTCGCCCTTCGTCCGACCAGTGAAACAGCAATATATCCCATGTATGCTCTCTGGGTGAGATCTCATGCAGATCTCCCAATCAAAGTATATCAGATAGTCAATACATTCAGGTATGAAACCAAACATACTCGTCCACTAATCCGTCTTCGTGAGATTACATCCTTTAAGGAAGCTCATACCGTTCATGCTACCTGGAATGAAGCAGAAAATCAGGTTGAAGATGCCATTGCTCGGTACCAGGAATTTTATGATCGGCTGAATATTCCTGTTCTGATATCAAAACGCCCAGATTGGGATAAATTTCCTGGTGCTGACTATACCATCGCCGTGGACACCATTATGCCGGATGGCAGAACCTTACAGATCGGTACAGTCCACCATCTTGGAGATCACTTCTCAAAAACGTTCAGTATACAATACGAAGATACGAAAGGTCAGCAGCAGTACTGTCATCAGACCTGTTATGGGATTTCAGAACGGTCAATTGCTGCTCTCATCAGTATGCACGGTGATGATCGAGGTCTTATGCTTCCTCCAGAAGTTGCCCCGGTGCAGATCGTCATTGTTCCAGTAATTATGAAAAAGCGTGAGGAAGAGGTCATGCAAGCTGCAGAACTACTGGAAAAGGAACTACAAAATGCAGGATACCGTGTAAAAATTGACAACCGGGATCTCAGACCTGGTGCAAAATATTACTACTGGGAGATGAGAGGAGTTCCCCTTAGACTTGAGGTTGGACCACGTGACCTGGACAATGGTGTAGTTATGGGGGTTCTTCGTTCAGGCGGTAAAGAGTCACTTCCACGTGCAAATATCATCTCTGAGGTTTGCAGGAAGATGACTGAATACACAGCTGCCCTGCAGATTCGTGCAGAAACGCATATCAAAGACCACTTGTTCATAGCAAAGGAAGAATCTCTGGTGAATGAGATAGTGTCAAAGGGTGTTGCCGCCGTTCACTGGTGCGGGAACCGTGAATGTGCCGACCGGCTTGAAGAGATCGCTGATGCAAGTGTTCTGGGAACTGAAGTCAGAACCGATCTTATCGACCAGTCTGCAGGTAATTGTATCATCTGTGGAAAACCAGGATCGGTCGTCACCCTAATCGGCAGATCATACTAA
- a CDS encoding GNAT family N-acetyltransferase, with protein MESGRNSLSIPCAPHCQNHESPPTTGLFIPADKRYLHLLLGYVTEICHIVNLSDTDLFHLEVASEEAFINIVEHAYPDCKPGNIYIEARMKPTELVLSFRDEGIPFHDSPKEYPLVISSDGDIQSPHGLGFQIMRNTVDEVRMENLGKMGKVLHLIKRYPAPVEIEMAQNVHEIPEAPLQQYSIRPMQTQDASQVCRLFWLVYGYTYKNENFYRPEGLIDLNDNGRIVSYVAVGEDNDVVGHVGLIRPEPVLMAEFGLLAVSPAHRGRGLMGQLEDAIFAKAEEMNLVGLSINAVTSHPKSQKSAVKKDFVPCSIDLAACPPRMFKALVSDSVPAQRESYLHGFKYFNTPPPRTVYVPKRHHNFVHTIYSKMQQSCTFSDPTPARTPGDYKIHYDRTLQKGIITVISADERQWPEIQRVVDDMVHLAGAEVVDLDLPVSQPATTLLFDLAESAGFIFTGIRPCQAPDGDCFRLQFLSIPFDLTHIQLYPNYGEFLLEYITTLMK; from the coding sequence ATGGAATCAGGAAGGAACTCGTTAAGCATTCCCTGTGCACCACACTGTCAGAATCATGAATCTCCTCCAACAACTGGTCTTTTCATCCCCGCCGATAAAAGATATCTCCACCTCTTACTCGGGTATGTCACTGAGATCTGTCATATTGTCAATTTATCCGACACCGATCTCTTTCACCTTGAAGTTGCATCTGAAGAAGCATTCATCAATATCGTAGAACATGCATATCCTGACTGCAAACCTGGGAATATCTACATAGAAGCGAGGATGAAACCGACTGAACTGGTTCTCTCATTCCGTGATGAAGGAATCCCCTTTCATGATTCTCCAAAAGAGTATCCTCTTGTAATATCGTCAGATGGTGATATTCAATCTCCTCATGGTTTGGGATTTCAAATCATGAGGAACACAGTTGATGAAGTACGGATGGAAAATTTGGGAAAAATGGGAAAAGTTCTTCATCTTATCAAAAGGTACCCTGCTCCTGTTGAGATTGAGATGGCCCAGAATGTCCATGAAATTCCAGAAGCTCCTCTTCAACAATATTCAATCCGGCCTATGCAGACTCAGGATGCTTCGCAGGTCTGCCGGCTTTTTTGGTTAGTATATGGGTATACCTATAAAAATGAGAACTTTTACCGGCCAGAAGGACTTATTGACCTGAATGATAACGGTCGCATTGTCAGTTATGTTGCTGTGGGTGAAGATAATGATGTAGTGGGACATGTCGGTCTGATAAGGCCTGAACCTGTCCTTATGGCAGAATTTGGACTTCTTGCAGTCTCTCCTGCTCACCGTGGCCGAGGACTTATGGGACAATTAGAGGATGCAATTTTCGCTAAGGCTGAAGAAATGAATCTCGTCGGCTTGTCAATTAATGCGGTTACGAGTCATCCTAAAAGTCAGAAATCAGCTGTAAAGAAAGATTTTGTCCCATGTAGTATTGACCTGGCTGCATGCCCCCCTCGAATGTTTAAAGCTCTTGTAAGCGATAGTGTACCTGCCCAGCGAGAGTCATACCTCCACGGGTTCAAATATTTTAACACGCCACCACCACGAACCGTGTATGTTCCCAAAAGGCACCATAATTTTGTTCACACCATTTATTCCAAAATGCAGCAGTCTTGCACATTTAGCGATCCGACCCCGGCACGAACTCCTGGTGACTATAAAATACATTATGATCGAACCCTGCAAAAAGGGATCATTACCGTTATATCTGCAGATGAAAGGCAATGGCCTGAGATCCAACGAGTGGTAGATGATATGGTACACCTGGCCGGGGCTGAAGTTGTTGATCTTGACTTACCGGTTTCACAACCAGCAACAACACTTCTTTTTGATCTTGCTGAATCTGCGGGTTTTATCTTTACTGGTATTCGGCCTTGTCAAGCTCCGGACGGGGATTGTTTCAGACTTCAATTTCTTTCAATTCCCTTTGACCTAACCCATATACAGTTGTATCCTAATTATGGTGAGTTTTTACTCGAATATATAACAACTCTGATGAAATAA
- a CDS encoding stage II sporulation protein M, translating to MSETLKISHYLAISGIILIAGFAVGFGLSITEPAFGETLLTLFQEMIAGQIMGDDPPMLALQLFLNNLEACVVIFIGGAFFGFLSVFILMMNGVIIGAVLEIVRKEAGYIALIAAIVPHGIFELPAVIASGALGLMLGRAVKNELAGGSEASFEAWSLGGYFLKYIIPFVAIAAIIEAFITPAVLQMVT from the coding sequence ATGTCTGAAACGTTAAAAATTTCTCATTACCTGGCGATTTCAGGAATAATCCTGATTGCCGGATTTGCAGTTGGATTTGGATTGTCCATAACTGAACCCGCATTTGGTGAGACATTGCTTACCTTATTTCAGGAAATGATTGCAGGCCAGATTATGGGAGATGATCCTCCAATGCTTGCCCTTCAATTATTTTTAAATAACCTAGAGGCTTGTGTTGTTATTTTCATAGGTGGTGCATTTTTTGGATTTCTCTCTGTTTTCATTTTGATGATGAACGGGGTAATAATCGGTGCGGTATTAGAGATTGTGCGAAAAGAAGCGGGATATATTGCTCTTATTGCGGCAATTGTACCACATGGTATTTTTGAGCTCCCTGCGGTGATTGCATCAGGAGCCCTTGGATTAATGTTGGGACGAGCTGTAAAAAATGAATTAGCAGGAGGATCTGAAGCATCTTTTGAAGCTTGGAGCCTTGGGGGATATTTTCTAAAATATATTATCCCGTTTGTTGCTATTGCAGCAATTATCGAGGCATTTATCACGCCAGCCGTCTTACAGATGGTGACATAG
- the thiD gene encoding bifunctional hydroxymethylpyrimidine kinase/phosphomethylpyrimidine kinase, translating to MTPQFQNKEYFSALSIAGSDPSGGAGVQMDLKTFSMTGVWGMAVITALTAQNAAKVTGSWPIEPKIVKTQIQTVFEDMTPGAVKTGMLANSRIIKAVDKALPTTIPLVVDPVMVSTSGYRLLDEDAVRDIRETLTPRAHLITPNIPEAEILAKMTISCEEEMLIAGKNIIDLGAQQVIIKGGHGTGNEAIDLLIRKNDVSRFTHARLPYEVHGSGCAFSAAITGYIAQGFDDAHACEKAKELISNGIKHAISGTSGFKMIQPLYR from the coding sequence ATGACACCACAGTTTCAGAATAAAGAATATTTCTCAGCTCTCTCTATTGCAGGATCAGATCCATCCGGAGGTGCTGGTGTCCAGATGGACCTGAAGACGTTTTCCATGACGGGTGTTTGGGGGATGGCTGTTATTACCGCATTAACAGCTCAAAATGCTGCAAAGGTAACCGGATCTTGGCCAATAGAGCCGAAAATTGTAAAAACACAAATCCAAACTGTTTTTGAAGACATGACTCCCGGAGCAGTAAAAACCGGAATGCTCGCTAATTCAAGAATTATCAAGGCCGTTGATAAGGCATTACCTACAACAATCCCTTTGGTAGTTGATCCAGTCATGGTCTCCACATCCGGGTATCGACTTCTTGATGAAGATGCAGTCCGTGATATACGTGAAACACTCACCCCCAGAGCTCATTTGATCACCCCAAATATCCCTGAAGCAGAAATTCTCGCTAAAATGACCATCTCCTGTGAGGAGGAGATGCTTATTGCGGGTAAAAATATCATCGATCTTGGAGCTCAGCAGGTAATCATAAAAGGGGGACACGGAACCGGAAATGAAGCCATTGATCTCTTAATAAGAAAAAATGATGTGAGTCGGTTCACGCATGCACGCTTACCATATGAAGTTCATGGATCCGGATGTGCATTTTCAGCAGCAATAACCGGGTATATCGCTCAGGGTTTTGATGATGCTCATGCATGTGAAAAAGCAAAAGAACTCATCAGTAACGGGATAAAACATGCAATTTCTGGAACATCCGGATTTAAAATGATTCAACCACTTTATAGATAA
- a CDS encoding NAD(P)-dependent glycerol-1-phosphate dehydrogenase has protein sequence MSTDTVQVLQSDGFNKSRWTQLPRDVLIGHQAILQLPDIIADIRPGRSVLIISGGTTREVAGNAVEDILKDSYDVKRFVAGKLDTTTLEACSQASMSTDFLIGVGGGRVIDCAKIVSYKQGKPFISVPTAASHDGIISGRATLPTEAGSVSVGAHPPIAVVADTGIISQAPHRLMASGCADVISNYTAILDWELAHRLRGEQISEYAIALSKMTAEILVKDANLIKPGQEEAAWIVVKALVSSGVSMAIAGSSRPASGGEHKFGHALERLIPGAALHGEACGIGSIMTMYLHGGDWREIRSSLARIGAPTTPKELNIPDEIVIEALLKARDIRPERYTILDMGLTRESAEHLVQMLYEA, from the coding sequence ATGAGCACAGATACGGTACAGGTTTTGCAGTCGGATGGTTTCAATAAATCGCGATGGACCCAGCTTCCACGGGACGTTCTGATTGGTCATCAGGCAATATTGCAACTTCCTGACATCATCGCGGACATCAGACCAGGCCGTTCAGTCCTCATTATATCTGGTGGAACTACCCGTGAAGTTGCGGGTAATGCAGTTGAAGATATTCTGAAAGACTCATATGATGTCAAGCGGTTTGTCGCTGGAAAACTGGATACAACTACGCTGGAGGCATGTAGTCAGGCCTCAATGTCAACGGATTTCCTTATTGGTGTTGGCGGGGGGAGAGTTATTGATTGCGCCAAAATTGTCTCGTACAAGCAGGGCAAGCCCTTCATCAGCGTTCCAACCGCAGCATCGCATGATGGAATTATTTCAGGGAGGGCAACGCTTCCCACTGAGGCCGGTAGTGTTTCAGTCGGTGCCCATCCCCCGATAGCAGTGGTTGCTGACACGGGAATTATCTCACAGGCGCCCCACAGGCTCATGGCATCAGGGTGTGCTGATGTCATCTCCAATTATACTGCCATCCTTGATTGGGAACTGGCCCACCGGCTCAGGGGAGAACAGATCAGCGAATATGCCATTGCTCTTTCAAAGATGACTGCCGAGATTCTGGTTAAAGATGCAAATCTGATAAAGCCAGGTCAGGAAGAAGCAGCCTGGATTGTGGTAAAAGCATTGGTATCATCTGGTGTGTCAATGGCGATTGCTGGTTCATCACGCCCGGCTTCCGGTGGTGAACATAAATTTGGTCACGCTCTTGAACGTTTAATCCCTGGTGCAGCTCTTCATGGTGAAGCATGCGGCATTGGATCTATTATGACGATGTATCTGCATGGAGGAGACTGGCGGGAGATTCGATCATCGCTCGCCCGCATTGGTGCACCAACCACTCCAAAAGAATTGAATATTCCTGATGAAATCGTTATAGAAGCACTCCTGAAAGCTAGGGATATCCGGCCTGAACGATATACTATCCTTGATATGGGCCTGACACGAGAATCCGCTGAACATCTTGTGCAAATGTTATATGAAGCGTGA
- a CDS encoding SpoIIE family protein phosphatase: MDINFFESLKLLFQIIAVIFVASYLFTRSRYFKEVITGKISIKTQIILTLFFGIVSIYGTLGNIQIHGALINVRDLGPLVGGLTCGPYVGIGAGLIGGFFRYTQGGPYMYSCFFASVMAGILGAVMYYANKKQFVSTPIAIIFTILVETLHSLIALITTTPPSQVVSIITVVIIPMIIINAIGMGIFSTMYHNLIAEWKTMDEKLALETEIAKKDAELHIAAKIQQSFLPDTLPVFPGFSIAAKSCPAKEVGGDFFDIIPFQVIKLSKESLGIMIADVSGKGVPAALFMALSRIVVRVVAGWFDEPAKTITYANTIIEDNSKTGIFVTLFYGIINQEKKSLRYVNAGHNPPIIYRQTTREFFELPLTGIAIGVLPDAQYDQNVTILQSGDIICMYTDGVTEAVNETNEMYGENRLKELIQKNEYLEPQKMVDKIINDVNVFAGNEPQFDDITLMIIKVE; encoded by the coding sequence ATGGACATTAATTTTTTTGAAAGTCTAAAACTTCTTTTTCAGATTATCGCAGTAATCTTTGTTGCTTCTTATCTGTTTACCAGAAGCAGATATTTTAAAGAAGTGATTACTGGAAAAATATCTATAAAAACTCAGATCATTTTAACACTTTTTTTTGGAATTGTAAGTATATATGGCACATTAGGAAATATCCAGATACACGGTGCTTTAATTAATGTTAGAGATTTGGGCCCTCTTGTCGGAGGGTTAACCTGTGGACCATATGTTGGGATTGGTGCAGGTCTCATCGGAGGTTTTTTTCGCTATACCCAGGGTGGCCCATACATGTACAGTTGCTTTTTTGCTTCGGTGATGGCCGGAATACTTGGGGCTGTGATGTATTACGCAAATAAAAAACAATTTGTTTCAACACCTATTGCAATAATTTTTACAATTTTGGTAGAGACTCTCCATTCATTGATTGCACTCATTACAACAACTCCTCCATCTCAGGTTGTATCCATAATTACCGTAGTAATCATTCCCATGATTATCATTAATGCAATAGGAATGGGCATATTTTCAACAATGTACCATAACCTGATTGCAGAATGGAAAACAATGGATGAGAAATTAGCACTTGAAACAGAAATTGCAAAAAAAGATGCAGAACTACATATAGCGGCAAAAATTCAGCAGAGTTTTCTTCCAGATACTCTCCCTGTTTTTCCAGGGTTTTCCATAGCAGCGAAATCATGTCCGGCTAAAGAAGTTGGGGGAGACTTTTTTGATATCATTCCATTCCAGGTCATAAAACTTTCAAAAGAGTCACTCGGAATTATGATCGCGGATGTTTCCGGAAAAGGGGTACCTGCAGCATTATTTATGGCTCTTTCCAGAATTGTCGTCAGAGTTGTCGCAGGATGGTTTGATGAACCAGCCAAGACTATCACCTATGCAAATACTATCATCGAAGATAATTCTAAGACAGGTATCTTTGTTACCTTATTTTATGGAATAATTAACCAGGAAAAGAAATCTCTACGGTATGTCAATGCAGGTCATAATCCACCAATTATCTATCGTCAGACAACCAGAGAATTTTTTGAACTTCCATTAACTGGGATTGCTATTGGTGTTCTACCGGATGCTCAATATGATCAAAATGTAACAATCCTACAATCCGGTGATATCATTTGTATGTATACAGACGGGGTTACAGAAGCAGTGAATGAAACGAATGAAATGTATGGGGAAAATCGACTCAAAGAATTAATTCAGAAAAATGAATATTTAGAACCTCAAAAAATGGTTGATAAAATCATAAACGATGTGAATGTCTTTGCAGGGAATGAACCTCAGTTCGATGATATTACTCTCATGATAATAAAAGTAGAATAA
- the ppdK gene encoding pyruvate, phosphate dikinase, with protein MSKTWVYSFSDGNGKDKKLLGGKGANLCELTQTGIRVPPGFVITTEACLAYLEDEKHRLPPSLMSQVTDHLRLLELNTGKKFGDALKPLLLSVRSGSALSMPGMMDTILNLGLNPDTLKGLLVATDNERFCYDVYRRFIQLFGKVALGVPDALFDEEFEKVKERAGVKQDVELSAWDLSDVCTSFLQVVKQFTGKPFPHDPYEQLEIAIKAVFNSWMGKRAIDYRREFKITPDMANGTAVNIVAMVFGNMSNKSATGVGFTRDPGTGENVIFGEYLVNAQGEDVVAGIRTPKPIAAMAHEMPDLFRELMELRNKLESHFKEVQDFEFTIEEGILYCLQTRNGKMNATAMVRTSVEMAEEGLITKEQALLRIKPETLEQLLFPRLNISDDVAPIASGLPASPGGASGIAVFDADRAEKMGREGLKVILVREETKPEDIHGFFASQGILTSRGGKTSHAAVVARGMGKPCVAGAEGIHVDVRLRHALIGKYQITEGDVITIDGSTGAVYLGEVPLIDAEFSSDLATLLSWADAVARLKVMANADIPSDAKRALKFGAMGIGLCRTERMFNDLSRLPIVIDMIIADTKEDRQKALDRLLPIQREDFKNLFTIMAPCPVTIRLLDPPIHEFLPQEQHLVDEIDILRNLRKNLRGMKVLSENVAFMFQHDDVHPIVQTPADPELLDAVILKKETMLNKVRSLHEVNPMLGHRGVRLGLTFPEIYSMQIRAILEAAAECLKNGVDVHPEIMIPQVCTAQELKRVKEWVTDIHKDVESAYRLTINCSFGSMLEVVRACMRAENLAEEAEFFSFGTNDLTQATFSFSREDAENKFLPMYNMNHILQDNPFEVLDVKGVGKLMELAVLWGRATRPGMKVGICGEHGGHPSSIEFCHQIGLTYVSCSGPRVPIARLAAAHAAIHAR; from the coding sequence ATGAGTAAAACCTGGGTTTATTCATTCTCTGATGGTAATGGAAAAGATAAGAAACTCCTCGGTGGAAAAGGTGCAAATTTATGCGAATTGACGCAAACCGGAATCAGGGTACCTCCGGGATTTGTAATTACTACTGAAGCCTGTCTGGCATATCTAGAAGACGAAAAGCATAGACTTCCACCGAGCCTGATGAGTCAGGTAACAGATCATTTGAGACTTCTCGAATTAAATACCGGAAAAAAATTTGGTGATGCTCTAAAACCTCTATTGCTCTCCGTCCGATCAGGATCTGCCCTCTCTATGCCAGGGATGATGGATACCATATTAAACCTGGGATTAAATCCTGATACTCTGAAAGGTCTTCTTGTTGCTACTGATAATGAACGGTTCTGTTACGATGTATATCGCAGGTTCATTCAGTTGTTTGGAAAGGTTGCATTAGGGGTACCAGATGCACTATTTGATGAAGAATTTGAGAAAGTAAAAGAAAGGGCCGGAGTAAAACAGGATGTTGAACTTTCTGCCTGGGATCTTTCAGACGTATGCACTTCTTTTTTGCAGGTAGTAAAGCAATTTACCGGTAAGCCCTTTCCACATGATCCTTATGAACAACTTGAAATAGCTATAAAAGCTGTTTTTAATTCATGGATGGGAAAAAGAGCCATTGATTACCGACGTGAGTTTAAAATTACCCCGGATATGGCTAACGGGACTGCAGTAAATATTGTTGCGATGGTATTTGGAAATATGAGCAATAAATCTGCAACCGGGGTGGGTTTTACCCGTGATCCAGGAACTGGTGAAAATGTTATTTTTGGGGAATATCTTGTAAACGCCCAGGGAGAAGATGTTGTTGCAGGAATCAGAACACCAAAACCTATCGCTGCCATGGCTCATGAAATGCCAGACCTGTTCAGGGAACTGATGGAACTTCGAAATAAGTTGGAATCACATTTTAAAGAAGTTCAGGACTTTGAATTTACCATAGAAGAGGGGATTCTCTATTGTCTTCAGACCAGAAATGGAAAAATGAACGCAACTGCAATGGTCAGAACTTCAGTAGAAATGGCAGAAGAAGGATTAATTACAAAAGAACAGGCACTTCTTAGAATTAAACCTGAAACACTTGAGCAACTCCTTTTTCCCAGGCTGAATATATCCGATGATGTTGCCCCGATTGCATCCGGTCTTCCTGCATCTCCTGGAGGTGCATCAGGAATTGCTGTATTTGATGCAGACCGTGCAGAAAAAATGGGAAGAGAGGGCTTGAAAGTAATTCTTGTCCGTGAAGAAACAAAACCCGAAGATATTCATGGCTTTTTTGCATCTCAGGGAATTTTGACAAGCAGGGGAGGAAAGACTTCTCACGCAGCTGTTGTAGCAAGGGGAATGGGAAAACCCTGTGTTGCCGGTGCTGAAGGAATACATGTTGATGTAAGACTCAGACATGCACTTATCGGGAAATATCAAATCACTGAAGGTGATGTTATCACCATTGATGGCTCAACCGGAGCAGTATACCTGGGAGAAGTACCACTCATCGATGCTGAATTTTCTTCAGATCTTGCAACTCTTCTCTCCTGGGCTGATGCAGTTGCTCGTCTTAAAGTCATGGCAAACGCAGATATTCCATCTGATGCAAAACGAGCCTTAAAATTTGGAGCGATGGGAATTGGCCTCTGCAGAACTGAACGAATGTTCAATGATCTCAGCCGTCTTCCAATAGTCATTGACATGATCATCGCCGATACGAAAGAAGATCGCCAGAAGGCATTGGACAGACTGCTCCCCATTCAACGAGAAGATTTTAAAAATTTGTTTACAATAATGGCACCCTGTCCGGTTACCATCCGACTGCTCGATCCCCCTATTCATGAATTTTTACCACAAGAACAGCATCTTGTTGATGAAATAGATATACTTCGAAATTTACGAAAAAACCTTCGAGGAATGAAAGTTTTATCAGAGAATGTGGCATTCATGTTCCAGCATGATGATGTCCATCCGATTGTGCAGACACCAGCTGATCCTGAATTACTTGATGCTGTCATTCTAAAAAAAGAAACAATGCTCAACAAAGTCAGATCTCTCCATGAAGTAAATCCCATGCTAGGTCATCGGGGAGTCAGACTAGGCCTAACATTTCCAGAGATTTATTCAATGCAAATTCGTGCAATACTTGAAGCAGCAGCAGAATGTCTGAAAAATGGAGTGGATGTTCATCCTGAAATCATGATACCACAGGTTTGTACTGCTCAGGAATTAAAACGAGTAAAGGAATGGGTAACAGATATTCACAAAGATGTTGAATCAGCATATAGACTAACAATTAATTGTTCATTTGGATCTATGCTGGAGGTTGTTCGAGCATGTATGCGAGCAGAAAACCTTGCAGAAGAAGCGGAGTTTTTCTCATTTGGAACAAATGATCTCACCCAGGCAACATTCTCATTTTCACGCGAAGATGCGGAGAATAAATTCCTTCCAATGTATAATATGAATCACATCCTTCAGGATAATCCATTTGAGGTCCTCGATGTAAAAGGAGTTGGAAAACTGATGGAACTTGCTGTCCTATGGGGAAGAGCAACACGTCCAGGTATGAAAGTTGGTATCTGTGGAGAACATGGTGGTCATCCGTCATCAATTGAGTTTTGTCATCAAATAGGACTCACGTATGTTTCGTGTTCCGGACCGCGTGTTCCGATTGCAAGGTTGGCAGCTGCTCATGCAGCGATACATGCCAGGTAG
- a CDS encoding DUF63 family protein: MISEFIYKYYIDPIHYDNSYNIVNTLTYAFILLVCTWLIYRWLDSNHISIDREFVYSLIPWIVFGGCLRVVEDTGFIKSDIHVVLITPLIYFLIFAIAMPALYGAYVLEKRGVIPSWKRIYFWAGILLSAVTLLFIIWFGLTSAHFDLLVAGTILAMATATTGLLYAIIRYGFRWQYVQDRLYQILIFGHMLDASATSFGIDLHAIPYTEKHVVGSALIDLTGTAFVMFPLKLLVLIPGIYILELYRREGATGIWYLILVAMIMVGLAPGIRDMMRMVLYV, from the coding sequence ATGATTAGTGAATTCATCTACAAATATTACATAGATCCCATCCATTATGATAACTCATACAATATCGTAAATACTCTCACCTATGCGTTCATCCTGCTGGTATGTACCTGGCTGATTTACCGATGGCTTGATTCAAACCATATCTCAATTGATCGGGAGTTTGTATATTCTCTGATACCGTGGATTGTATTCGGGGGATGTCTGCGAGTTGTCGAGGATACCGGATTTATTAAATCAGATATCCATGTTGTTTTAATAACACCATTAATCTATTTTCTGATTTTTGCAATAGCCATGCCAGCTCTCTATGGTGCATATGTATTAGAGAAGAGAGGGGTGATACCATCTTGGAAAAGGATCTATTTCTGGGCAGGGATTCTTCTTTCCGCTGTAACACTTCTCTTTATTATCTGGTTCGGTCTGACCAGCGCCCACTTTGATCTCCTGGTCGCTGGTACGATCCTGGCAATGGCAACTGCGACAACAGGTCTTTTGTATGCCATCATCAGGTACGGATTCAGATGGCAGTATGTACAGGATAGATTATATCAGATACTGATATTCGGACATATGCTGGACGCTAGTGCAACCTCATTTGGTATTGACCTTCATGCAATTCCATATACAGAAAAGCATGTGGTAGGTTCAGCACTTATTGACCTGACCGGAACTGCATTTGTCATGTTCCCGCTCAAACTTCTTGTGCTCATTCCAGGAATTTATATTCTCGAGCTCTACCGGCGTGAAGGCGCTACAGGTATCTGGTACCTGATTCTAGTTGCCATGATCATGGTTGGTCTTGCCCCAGGCATCAGGGATATGATGCGAATGGTGCTTTATGTCTGA